The genomic segment ctcCCCTCCCTGTAGACACTGAGTATCTCCTACCAAGTCTGAAAAACAGTGGACGTCATGTCCACGTGTGATAAGACATAAACATCTGGATATTTTGGACTGAGGTGGGATTGAGCATCTAAGATACCAAACAGTCCTGGAGACAACACTGTAAGGGCTGAATGAGATAACATCCTCTGGAGTTGATTTGGAGTCACGTTCCAGACAGAGACCTACTTCCAAGACCAATTCAAGAACTGGCACAGACCTGTCCTTTCTCCAAGGACTTTCATGGTGTCCTCTTTCTGCCACCAAAGAAGACAGCGCTGAGCATCCAGGGAGGTGGCCCCTCTGCCCCCACCACCAAGACCAGCTGTTAATCTTTTGTGGATGCTCTTGCAGGTCACCTGGGGCCTCTGTGGAAGAACCCGCTTCTGTAGGTAGGCGATGCGGAAAGGTTGCACTGTGGGTGGGTGGTACTAGGTCATCTGTGGATGCCCCCCCCCATAGACTAGTCCCCTTTACTAGTCAATACAGAAACCCAACAGAGGGATTCATTTAGCAGAGGAAAGCTTCTGCTCTGGACAGCTACCAAAGCTACCCCGACATCTCTACCCCTGTGGACTGGATGGGGCCCAGGAACAGGCACTGCAGGCCTGCATCTGAACCATCACAATTGCACACGTAGCCTAGGACCAGCCACACTGACTCACGTGGGAGCTCCACCTGCAACTGGCTGCAGCACAAGGTGCAGCTTAACAAGATTCCCTAGGTGACGCACATGCACTCCGGGGGCAGTGCTTGCTTGGAGATGGAGGGCACACTCCTGTGACAGCCTTCAGTCTATGAGTTTCCTCACTAGGGATGAGAAGTGTGGGCCACTGTCTTTCGCGTCTCAAGGCCTGTGTTCTCATCTGTAAAAGATAACAGAATCCCCTGTGCTGCATGGCCCTGCAGAGACGAAAGTTGTGCAGAAGCGCTGTCAGTACAAACCCATAACTGATAAAGGAAATCCTGAAGAAACCCTGGTGTGGGATGGGTTTGGCCATGGAGAAGAATAGTCTATGGACCTCAGCTGGTGGAAGACTCTGTCCTCAGGTGTGCCTATGTTGGGCATCACCTAGACAAATGAACACTTACTCCAAGCAGGGCAAGAGCTCTCTTTGCAAGTGGGGCCCCAATAACCACGTTGGCCCGGCCTGGGCCATGGCACTTACACAGAAGGATTCACTGGCCACCTCGCCTGAAGTGGGGAAGTCAGTTCTACACTCAACCTTCATTTATCAAGCCCTTTAGAAACATCTTCAGgggtccaggcggtggcgcagcaggttaagcacacgtggcacaaagcacaaggacaggcgtcaggaatcccgcttcgagcccccggcttcccacctgcaggggagtcacttcacaggcagtgaagcaggtctgcaggtgtctgtctttctccccctctctgtcttcccctcctctcttcatttctctctgtcctgtccaacaacagcaacatcaatagcagcgataataataaccacaacaccgataaaaaaaaaaaagggcaacaaaggggaaaaagtggcctccaggagcagtgggttcatggtgcaggaaccgagccccagcaataaccctagcggcaaaaaacaacaacaacaaaaaaaccatctGCTTGTAGCAATGATTCCTCCTTGGGCACCAGACATCACGCCACCCTCCTTGAACATTCTGGGGATGAAATGTAGCCCTTTGCTCTCAGCAGacacagacaaagacagacagagtgAAATCACTTTAATAGCATAGCAACACCGGGGGACCAGGAGTCACAGACAAGGGAAacattattaatcttttgtttgtACAATTCTGCTGAGGTGTACAGTTGCACTGGACAATCTTAAGAGATTTTTCACATAGGGAACTTAATAAATAGATACTTAAGACATCAGACTTCAGAAACAAGGGGCTAGGAGTGTGactcctttctctgcctcctctgcACCAGGCGGCAGCTTCCTGCTGTGCTGATGAAGGCGGGCTCTCCTAGGAGGGGTATTCATACTCCTCCTCTGCACTGCGCCGGCCAAAATCCATCCAGCCCATGTAGTCCCGGTCGCTTATCCTGTGGCTGGGGTCCAGGTTCTGCAGATTCTTAATGAGGGGCGTTCGGCCAAAAGGAGCTAGGAAACAGGCAGGGCCGTTAAGTCTAAGAACACCACTAGTTCAAGGTACAAAGGAGGACAAcatggggtggggacaggggcgggggggggcagtATGTCACATCCAGCCTCTCAAAGCTATCACTCAACTATCAGGATCGTGCACTGGCTGAACCACAGCCGTAAGAGCAGAGGACTCATTTCCGGAAGAGAGGCTATATTGACGGGTGTTGGGGCAGTTTGTGATGACAtggatttattgcctccagattGTCACAGCCAGGAGCTACCTTGGTTCCCTGACGCTAAGGAGAGTCTTCCTTGTGAAGTCGGTCCCCAGCAGAAGCCAAGCGGTGTTTATCTCTTGGTGAACTTCACCACTTAGTAGCTATCAACACACCTGACTCTTGTTAAGGCAATGCCcagtttaaaacatttttttagctatttattttcccttttgttgcccttgttgtttttttattgctgtagttattattgttgttgttgttgatgtcgttgtgttggatgggacagagagaaatggagagaggagggaagacagagagggggaaagaaagatagacacctgcagacctgcttcactgcttgtgaagggactcccctgcaggtggggagccgggggctagaaccaggatccttacggcatTCTTGGCGAttggcgccaagtgtgcttaacccgctgcactaccgccccactccccacccagttttaaaatttatcttaattaattctggatagagagaaactgagatgagagggggagatagagagagggagaggaagagagtgagagagatctgCATCACTGCTAGTGAGAAATCCCCTCGGCTCGGggagactaagggcttgaacacaggtccttgggcactatagtgtgtgcactcaaccgagtATACTACCACCAGGTCCctcatcttattttttttagagagagagagagagagagatgtaagaggaggaggaggaggaggaagaggaagaagaggaggataaAAGACCACAATgatgaagctcccttcagtgagTTATTTTACTAGCCACAATGACAATATCCGAACATTGAAATGATCTGAAAAATGAGATCAAGCTTCCTAGAAAGCTTAGCAGATAAACAGCATTTCACATCATACACTTGAAAGttgctgctttctttttttaaaaggagattgTGAAAGAGGCACATCTAAACCCTAACATCTCAAAGAAGGGGGGGCATAAAGGTAATCAAGAGGCCATTTTAATTCTGTCACCTTTATCAAAATATCTGAACTCCAAAGGAACCATCTGAGATGGGAGTTAAGTCTCTAGGCTCAGGATGATTCTTCTGTGTAATATTGAATCAGCGAGGGCAGAAAGAGGCGCTTTCTGTGAAAGTGGATGACACAGTCCTAGCCCACAGATCCTAGCACAGGTCTCTGGAATAGGAAATTATGTgaattacctttttttctttcttttaccagagcactgttctgctctggcttatggtgatgtgggggactgaaccttggagaGCCAATcctttgcataacaactatgtTATCTCCTTGCCAGGGATATGAAATCAGTATCCCACAAACTAAGGAGCAGGAGATACCCCTTGGGAGCCTCAGTGGGTAAGAGGAAAGAGTGAACTATTGCATAGTTCCCATTTAACTGAGGGAGTCACGGTGTCCCCACCTCTGGTGATGCTGGAATCTAGTCCTTCTGCATGAGGCCATCCTTGCTTACTTCTACCCAGAGGCTGATAAACAGAGTCCAATAAAGGTCTTATTTATCAATAAATGACACTCCAGAAGCAGTTAACCCTGCAGTGACTTTTGGGTAATCAAATAAAGCAAGCTAAATTAAAAGAACATCTAGAATGATGCAGACTGAGAACTCCAacgtttcttcctctcccccgtcACCCTACCCATTCCCAGCCCTGGCACCAAGAGGAATGAATTCCGATTGCCATGGGCATTCAGACACAGCCTGGAGCTCCAGTTAGTGGAAGCGGAATAGCCCCATTAAGATGAGTGAAGACTCTGGATTGCTGGGGGAGTGACGTATTCAGCTCTGGACACTGCACTGGGTACACACCCCAGTCTCCCCAGACCATGCACAACTCTGCTTGGGTTGTGTACATTAACCAGGGTTGTCCTCACTCACCTCCCCAGCATGGGCACAATTTAGGAGCTTACAGGTGACTTATGGAATTTAATTTGAATAACCAGGCTCCTTTAAATGTGAAAATCTTGAATGGGCAGCAGAGTTGGGAAGCTGAATGGCTTCTGGACCCTCTAGGGAGGGTAGGACTTCAACAGACTCTCAGTCCTGTTGCTACTCAGCTGTGAACCTCATCTACGCTACCCATTCTTCTAAAGCCCTGACTTCTACACTGACAGAATGAAGATACCGAGCCTTTCTGTGCAGGGTTATTATCTGATGTAACACTGGGACTCTGCCGGGTATGGTGCAGGAGGAAATGAGGTGACCCCTGCAACTGAGTAGAACTTCTTTTCAGAACCTTGAAAGCCCTGCAGTCAATACTTAACtacaaattcttttttgtttctttttaaaatatttatttgtttattcccttttgttgcccttgttgcttttttattgttgtagttattgttgggtaggacagagggaaatagagagaggaggggaagacagagagggggagagaaagatagacacctgcagagctgcttcaccgcttgtgaagcgatgcccctgcaggtggggagccggggtatcAAACCAGGAActttacgctagtccttgtgctttgcgccacctgcgcttaacccactgcgctgctgcccaactccctaactaCAAATTCTTAGGCACTGCTCAAAGTGTGCATTATAGAACGTTTAAGCATGATCAGTACTATAGTTGggccaaaaaaaaatccaatcacAAAATAGGTTAAATATTCAAAGAAACAGGGCAGTATTTGTATATACAAACGTTCTTTCTTGGTGACTATGTATCAAATGGAAGAATATGATGGTTTTCTCACTAGCACTGATCAAGCACTGTGCTTGAAGCCTGTGTTTTAAGTGACTGCTATCTTCAtctgtgtttactttttatttttttggccttGTAGGTTGAAGGtaaaagaaggggagaaggagctaCGGGGAAGAATCTTCTGGGTAAAATATGTGGTACTTAGCCACCGGCAAATGTCAGTTTTGGGGAAACAATTTGGAAACCGGTTTCTTTCTGAAACTGTATCTTAAAAGCAAAGGAGAAGGTGGAGATTACCTTTTGTAACTATAAGCTTAGGAGGCCAAAGATATAGGTCAGTGGTAGAGTGTATGCCTTGCAtgtatggggtcctgagtttaagTCCTGGCACCAAAGCAGTCCCCCTCCCCaagtaataaaacaaacaaacaaacaaacaaacaaaagtacccAAAGACAAGTCTAGTACATTTCCTAGTGATCCTGCTGACATGCATCCCATAGGCAGGCACAAAAATTACTTTCAAACAATCAGGAAGTGTCCCAAAgcttttctctgtcctctgaTGAGTATTTTTCTACTCTTTCCAATTTCATCAGTAGGACAGCAAAACAGAAGACAGTTATTTCAACTtcccaaaaagagagagagagagagagagatacaatgaACTATCTTCtgtgtcttcttctttttctgaaaatCTCCAGCTTCATAAATTCCCAGTTCCACTTTCATATGAGGTCATAAGACCTTCCAGAGGGCTGAGCTCATTTCCTGATAGCCCAGTGTAGGTGCAGCCCAGGCTCTAGTTGCAGCAGCAGCAGGCTGAGAGAGCTGCCCCAGGACGGAGCCCACTCCCACCCTTCCCAGCAGTGTTCCGCCTGTCTGTTTGGCTCAGCCGGTTTGGTCCGGTTTAGCGCACTGCCCCACAGCTAGTGTATCCCCATTTAGGGGCAATACAGGTAAAGCTGGCAGAAGGGACAGGAACAAAACTGCCTGAGTCCTGACCCCTAAAGGACCCAGGAGATAGGTGAGTCTCTTGAATGACACTGAATGGTTTGGAGGAAGTTCAGTGACACTCTGAACTCATCCTCCTTTCAGGATGAGAAAGGCACAGGACGGGATAGAGTTGTCTCTGTGCCACCAAGGGGGTGAGCTGCTGAACTGGCTCATTCCTGGAGAAAAGCCTTGATGctggatatctctctctctctctctcccttcctccctccctctctctcggtTCCTGCTGTTGCAAATGGGACCATCTCTCCagtgacaaaataaaaacaagtctCTAATCATTTTCAGTCACTGCCAAGGAGAACTCAAGATTGCTACTGATAACCGCCCTCCCCCCCAGCAccttgtcactgttgttgggtcTCAAGTGTCCTCAGCATGGATGGCTTCCCACCAGGGAGTTCCCAAGTATCCCTTTCAGGGTGACTCCCGCTTCCTTCACATGAACAGCACCAGGCGCTTAGTGGGTCTGTGCTCTTTGAAGGTGCTGGGTCATTATTTCTCAGTGTTTTCATTGTGTAGTGTTGAAATGAAATAGTAACACCAAGGCAAAACTtgctttaaataaagttttttaaaagctcTCCTTTCCTAATACATtaatcgctctctctctctctctctctctccccctcctctctccaggctCACTACAAAAGGCATTCAGAAAAATCCTACTATCTGGTGCAGTAAAATTAAAGAACATAGAGTGAAGAATCTTTGACCTTAATATGTTGCCTAAGCTTCCTGCCTAGGAGTGAGCCCACTCCACCAGTCAGAAGAAGGGGTCCAGCACTGCCCACCgcctccctccaccccaaccTGCCCTTGTGGGCAAAGGCAcaggagggctggggaggtggagcgGTACCTTTCCGCGCCTGCTGGATGTATCTGGCCAGCAGCGCTCCGAGGCGCGCTCGGGGGTCGCTGTCCGCCCGTTCCAGCGCCTTCAGCTGCCGCCTGGCCGCCTCCTCCTCTCGCCGCGCCCCGGAGCCCCCCAGCTCGGCCGGGTGTAGCGGCTGCGCCAGGGCGCTGGCAGCCAACATCGCCAACACCACGCACAGGCACACGCTGCTGTTCATGGCTGCGGGGAGCAAAACGGAGAGGTGAGCTAGGAGGGTCCAGACGGCTGGGACCACAGAGCCGGGCTCAGGGGACACGCGGGGTGCTGGCACCAGAGCTCCCCAGGCGCAGCCAGGACGCACCCATTTAGGGCGCGGAGGGCTGGACACCTAAGCAAGAGAGACGTTTCCTGTTTTCCTTTGGTCTGAGGACCGTTTTGCAGCATCGCTTTTCTCCTAAGGAGGAAAGTAAGAGTCAACAGTATGAGGAGTATGTTACTTAAAAGGAGGACTCACTCCGCGGGAGAATGGCTTTGCTCCACAGGGCTGCTCCAGGTTAGCGCACTGCCCCATGCCTGCTGTACTAACACCGTTTTACAGCCAGTTAAGCAGTAAgttttattagggaaacaagtggtgaaagaaaagagaagcacagggcaggggtagatagcataatggttatgcaaagagactctcatgcctgaggctccaaagtccaaggttcaatcccctgcatcaccataagccagagctgagcagtgctctgttaaaaaattcttttgaaaagaaaagaaaagcatagtTTAAAAGGTGGGAATGATTTCTAAAAGCCACTCTGTAATGTGTCTTCATTAAGGACCTGAGAGTTGGGGATAACACAAGACAAAACACAGGCAGGGTTTAAAATTCAGAATGAGGCGCTCATGCAGCATTGGCAACTGTGttgcatattaaaaaaaaccaaaaaaaacgaATGTGGAACAATGTGCCAATCGAAGGTGTCCACTCTACCTGGGCGCATTTACCTGTTGTAATCATGGTTGCCAATGTAGTGCCGTGTGTCACATCATGTGCTGTTACAAAAGTCTCACCATGCACTGTTTTACAATACTGGGTTACATCTCAGTGAGGTGAACACGAAGTATTTATATCCCAAagtcttggattttttttctgcaGTATTTAGAAGGTAAAACCTCTCGGGGCTTTATCTGAAGAGATTCCTGGACAACATCTACCAGATTCTGCATGGTAATCCTAGCAAACACACCCTTCGATATGGCAAACCTAAGAACAGAACAAAGCAGGCAAGTGCAGGTCTCCTAGCAGCTCGACCCACCCAGAGCTCAGTGCTCTGCAGACTTTAAGACCGGTCTTTCGAGCTATGGGAAGGAAGATGCAGAAAGCAGACAAATAAAATGCAAAGGTCACAAACACCAAAGACATCTTTCAGGGACACCTGCCGTGAGGAGAGCGAGGGCCACCTACCTTTGGAGCAGGGAGCAGCTGGCTTTGGGTTTCTGTGCCGGCAACAGGGCAGCCCAGCTAAGTTCAAGGTGGGCGGGCGGCCGCCTCTTAAAAAGCCCCGCCCGGCGCAGCGGGCCAGTCACCGGCCTCCCACGTGCCAAGTGGCTCCCAGGAGAGGGAGGGGCGCAGCCCTTGCCAGCGGGTTTTGCTTCTCCCAGGAGGGACCTTCGGCGTTCGGCACCtcggagtggggggtggggcaggcccCTGCGCCACTGTGTCCCGCCCCCTCTCCGACCCAGGTCTACTCCGGGGCAGTCTAGGTGGGAGGCCCGGGAGTTTGAATTCTGCTCCACGATGGAGAAGCTGCCAAGGGGTCAATGGTCCTAGACTGTGTGTCGGTGTGTGTCAGTGAGGGGCAATTTGAGATCATCTTTTCTGAGCACCCAAGGCAGCAGTGGTCTTTGGAGCACAGGGGAACCTGtgttggtggtggggtgggggtggggcaagtagtgtcactttttaaaatgcttatttatttaacctGCTGCCCTGCAGCCCgaatccccttcctttctcttct from the Erinaceus europaeus chromosome 21, mEriEur2.1, whole genome shotgun sequence genome contains:
- the CCK gene encoding cholecystokinin: MNSSVCLCVVLAMLAASALAQPLHPAELGGSGARREEEAARRQLKALERADSDPRARLGALLARYIQQARKAPFGRTPLIKNLQNLDPSHRISDRDYMGWMDFGRRSAEEEYEYPS